A single window of Sphingobacteriales bacterium DNA harbors:
- a CDS encoding CoA-binding protein, whose translation MNKKTLVLGASPKSDRYSFKAVMLLQKNGHDVVPLGFEHGTIGNAEIITNWENYNDIDTITLYLNPNRQKQYYNYIVEQKPKRVIFNPGTENDELEQLLIKNNITYLEACTLVLLTTGQY comes from the coding sequence ATCTGATAGATATAGTTTTAAAGCAGTAATGTTATTGCAAAAAAATGGACATGATGTTGTTCCGTTAGGCTTTGAGCATGGCACTATTGGCAATGCAGAAATTATTACCAATTGGGAAAATTATAATGATATTGATACAATAACACTCTACTTAAACCCTAATAGACAAAAGCAATATTACAATTATATTGTAGAGCAAAAACCCAAAAGAGTAATCTTTAATCCAGGTACTGAAAACGATGAATTAGAACAACTTCTAATAAAAAATAACATTACATACTTAGAAGCATGCACATTGGTGCTACTCACAACTGGACAATATTAA